AGCGCGCCGGCGGCCTGCGCGCGTGCCTCGGACAGCGCGCGCGCGTCGGCCAGGTAGGTCTGCTTCGCGCGCGCGGCCGCGTCCTCGAGCGCGCTCAGATCGGCCGCCGCGTCGAGCGCGGCGAGCTGCTCGCGGCGCGCCATGTGTTCGTCGTGCAGCGTGTCGGGCGGCAGCCGGAACTTGCGCGCGGCCGTGTGCAGCGCGTCGAGCCGCGCCTCCACCTGCGCGAGCCGCTCCGGATCGAGTTCGAGCCGTTGCGCGTAGTGCGACAGCGAATAGCCGGCCTCGCGCAGCTGGATCTCGGCCGGATCGAGCGCGGCCAGCACGTCGTTGAGCGTCGGATCGATCGAGGCCAGCTGGCGCACCTTCGAGATCACGCCGCCGAGCTGCCGCAGCAGCGCGTCGTCGGATTCGGAGATCGCGAGCAGCGCGCCCTGCACGCCGCGGATCAGGCTCGCCGAATGCGTGAGCCGGCCGTGCTCGGCGTTCACTTCGTCCCATTCGCCGGGCTGCGGCGCGAGCTTGTCGAGTTCGGCGAGCTGCCAGGCGAGCTTCTCGCGCTCGAGCTGCAACTCGCGTTCGTGGACCTGCGCGGCCTCGATCTTCTGCAGCGCGTCGCGCCACGCGCGCCAGCCGCGCGCCACCACCGCCGCCTCGGCGGCGAGCCCGGCGTGCGTGTCGAACAGCTCGCGCTGCGCGTCGGGCCGCATCAGCAACTGGTGCGCGTGCTGGCCGTGGACGTCCACCAGCATCTCGCCCAGTTCGCGCAACTGCGACAGCGTCGCGCTGGTGCCGTTGATGAACGCGCGCGAGCGGCCGTTCGCGTCGATGACGCGGCGCAGCATCACGCTGTCGTCGGCGTCGAACGCATGGACGTCGAGCCATTGCGCGACGCGGTCGTGCGGCGTGAATTCGGCGGTGATGTCGGCGCGCTGGCAGCCGGCGCGCACCACGCTGGCGTCGGCGCGCTCGCCGAGCGCGAGCGCCAGCGCGTCGATCAGGATCGACTTGCCGGCGCCGGTCTCGCCGGAGAACACGGTGAAGCCGGCATCGAATTCGAGGTCGAGCCGGGCGACGATGACGAAGTCGCGGATCGAGAGATGACGAAGCATGATGTCGGGCGCGGCCGCGTCAGGATTCCGGATCGTCGTCGTGCGACGGATGTTCGTTCCAGTGCAGCTTCTTGCGCAGCGTCGTGTAATAGCTGTAGCCGACCGGGTGCAGGAACGGCACGGTGTGTCGCGAGCGCCGCACCTCGATCGTGTCGTTCAGTTGCAGCGCGGTGAACGACTGCATGTCGAAGTTCACGTTGACGTCGCGCCCGCCGATGATCTGGATGCCGACCTTGACGTCGTCGGGCAGCACGATCGGGCGGTTCGACAGCGCGTGCGGCGCGATCGGCACCAGCACGATGCCCTGCAGCTGCGGGTGCAGGATCGGCCCGGCCGAGGACAGCGCGTAGGCCGTCGAGCCGGTCGGGGTGGCGACGATCAGGCCGTCCGAGCGCTGGTTGTACATGAAGCGGCCGTCCACCGACACGCGCAGCTCGGCCATGCCGGAGAAGCCGCTGCGGTTCACCACCACGTCGTTGAACGCGAGTGCGTGATAGATCGGTTCGCCGTCGCGCACGATGCGCGCCTCGAGCAGCGTGCGCTCCTCGCGCTCGAAGCTGCCCGACAGCATCTGCGGCACGAGTTCGAGCATCTCCGAGGCGGAAATGTCGGTGATGAAGCCGAGCCGGCCGTGGTTGATGCCGATCAACGGCGTCCGGTAGGGCGCGAGCTGGCGGCCGATGCCGAGCATCGTGCCGTCGCCGCCGAGCACGATCGCGAGGTCGGCGCGCGCGCCGATCTCGCTCGGCGTAAGCGCCGGGTGGCCGTCGATGCCGTACTCGCGCGCCGTTTCGGCTTCGAACACGACCTCGAGCCCGCGCTGCGTGATGGCGGCGGCGAGCGCGGCGAGCGGTTCGGCGATGCCGGGCGTGTTGCTGCGCCCGACGAGCGCGACGGTCTGGAACAGGTTACCGGTTTTCATGCCGGCATTACACCATAGCTGGATGACGAAAAGGAACCGGCCGAGCGGCCGGGGAGCAGGGCGGGCGGGGCGGGCGCCGGAAATCTCGCGGGCGCCGCCCGGTTGCGCTAGAATTTTCCTTCATGTTAGATCCCCGCGCCCGAACCCTCCTCAAGACCCTGATCGAACGGTATATCGCCGACGGTCAGCCGGTCGGCTCGCGCACGTTGTCCCGGTATTCCGGTCTCGAACTGAGCCCGGCCACGATCCGCAACGTGATGTCCGACCTGGAGGAACTCGGCCTCGTGTCGAGCCCGCATACCTCGGCCGGCCGCGTGCCGACGCCGCGCGGCTACCGGATGTTCGTCGACACGCTGCTGAGCGTGGAGTCGCCGATCGACGATGCGGCCGTGACGCGGCTCGTGCAGACCACGCTGCAGGCGGGCGAGCCGCAGCAGAAGGTGGTGGCGGCCGCGGCCAGCGTGCTGTCGAACCTCTCGCAGTTCGCCGGCGTGGTGCTGACGCCGCGCCGCAGCCACGTGTTCAAGCAGATCGAGTTCATGCGGCTGTCGGACAAGCGCATCCTGCTGATCATCGTGACGCCCGAGGGCGACGTGCAGAACCGCATGATGGCCACCCAGCGCGATTACTCGTCGTCGCAGCTGACCGAGGCCTCGAACTACATCAACGCCAATTTCGCCGGGCTGTCGTTCGACGAGGTGCGGCGGCGCCTGCGCGAGGAAATCGACGCGCTGCGCGGCGACATGACGGCGCTGATGCACGCGGCCGTCACCGCCAGCACCGAGGCCTCCGACGACGAGGACACGCTGCTGATCTCGGGCGAGCGCAACCTGCTCGAGGTGGCCGACCTGTCGTCGGACATGGCGCGGCTGCGCAAGCTGTTCGACGTGTTCGACCAGAAGACGAGCCTGCTGCAGCTGCTCGACGTGTCGAGCCACGCGCAGGGCGTGCAGATCTTCATCGGCGGGGAATCGACGCTGGTGCCGATCGACGAAATGAGCGTCGTGACGGCGCCCTACGAGGTCAACGGCAAGATCGTCGGCACGCTCGGCGTGATCGGGCCGACCCGGATGGCCTACAACCGCGTGATTCCGATCGTCGACATTACCGCGCGCCTGCTGTCGCTGACGCTGAGCCAGCAGTGACGCTGCCCGCGGCACGGGCCGCCCGGCCTTGCCTATGCGCGCGTCGGGGTCATTGGGGCGGCACCGGTCGCGCCGTGGCGCCGTCGCTATAATGAGGATCGTTCGATCCGGGGCTCAGGCCCACCCCCTTCATGCGTTTTGATCTCGAACCGCCGTCGCAACACGCCGCGGCACATCGCGTCGCCGTCCTGCTCGTCAATCTCGGCACGCCCGACGAACCCACGCCGGGCGCGGTGCGGCGCTACCTCGCGCAGTTCCTGTCCGATCCCCGTGTCGTCGAAATCCCGGCCATCGCCTGGCAGCCGATCCTGCGCGGGCTGATCCTGCCGTTCCGCTCGCGCGCCTCGGCGAAGAAATACCGCTCGGTCTGGATGCCGGAAGGCTCGCCGCTGCGCGTGTTCACCGAGCGGCAGGTCGAGGGCCTGCGCCCGCTGTTCGCCGCCAACGGCTATCAGGTGCTGATCGATTACGCGATGCGCTACGGCACGCCCGACATCGGCACGGTGCTCGGCCAGCTCAAGCGTGCCGGCACCGAGCGCGTGCTGCTGGTGCCGATGTATCCGCAGTATTCGTCGTCGACCACGGCCACCGCGTTCGACGCGGCGTTCGCCGCGCTCGGCCGCATGCGCAACCAGCTCGAGGTCCGCACGCTGCGTCACTACGCCGACCATCCCGCCTATATCCACGCGCTCGCCGAGCAGGTCCGCCATTACTGGGCCGAGCACGGGCGCCCCGATTTCGCGGCCGGCGACAAGCTGGTGCTGAGTTTCCACGGCGTGCCCAAGCGCACGCTCGATCTCGGCGATCCCTACCATGACCAGTGCCAGCAGACGGCCGCGCTGTTGATGGCGGCGCTCGAACTGACCACGCTCGAATGCCGCGTCACGTTCCAGTCGCGCTTCGGCAAGGCCGAGTGGCTGCAGCCCTACACGGCGCCGACGCTGCGCGAGCTTGGCGCGGCCGGCGTGAAGCGCGCCGACGTGTTCTGCCCCGGCTTCACGGCTGACTGCCTCGAGACGATCGAGGAAATCGGCATGGAGGTGCGCGACGAGTTCCTGCACGGCGGCGGCGGCACGTTCCACCGGATTCCGTGCCTGAACGCGTCGCCGGCCTGGATCGACGCGCTCGGCCAGATCGTGGCCGAGAACCTGCAGGGCTGGCCGGTGCGCGCGCCGGCGGCGGCCGACGCGGCGGCATGAAGGCGGACCGGCCGCGCGGCGGCCATTGAGACGGGAAGGCTCCGATGAATTACCGAATTTCGACCGAACCGGGCGCGAAGCTGCGCATCGACAAATGGCTGTGGGCCGCGCGCTTCTTCAAGACGCGCTCGCTCGCGGCCGATGCCGTCGAGAAAGGGCGGGTGCGGATCGGCGGGGCGCCCGTCAAGCCGTCAAAGGACGTGCGGGTGGGCGACCGCGTCGAGGTGACGATCGACACGGCGGTCTGGCAGGTCGACGTGCTCGGCATCTGCGACCTGCGCGGGCCGGCCGCGATCGCGCAGACTCTCTATGCGGAAACCGGGGAGGGCCGCGCGAAGCGGCTTGCCGAACTGGAGCGGCGACGGCATTATCGCGAGCCGGCCGCCGAGCTGCACGGCCGGCCGACCAAGCGTGACCGCCGGATCATCGACAAACTTTCGAATGGGCGCTGAAGAGGCGCTCGAACGTCGCCCGGGCGCTGCCGTATTCGGTATTGCGGTCGGTGACGGCGCCCGACAGACAGATGGTGGTGGTGCCGGCCGCCAACACCAGCGCGACCACCGATATCGCAAAGGTCAGTTTCACGGTACTCCCCTCGGGAAGGCAGGCGGGACGGGTTCGGTGGGAGGCTGCCTGACGGACCATGGTGGGAACCGTGCTTGCTCGGGCAACCTGTACCAAAGTGTAGTGTAGTGCCCGAAGCCGATCCAGTGAGGCGCGGGTAACGGTTGTTACGGCGGGTTTCGCCAGGCCGCCGGACCGTTCGGTCGCCTGGCGGTGGAACCGGTGCCGTTCCGGCATTGTCTCCGAACTGGCACCGCGGCGCTCGAGAATCGCCCGGTTCCGGGCCGAAATCCGGTCCCGGACCGGCTCGAACGGGTCCAAACCGGCCGATTTCGTCGCGCTGTCCGAAAGACCCTCTTGAAAATGTTGTCTTCGGCCTTATCTGCGCCAACGTTGTGCGGCGGTGCGTTCCCGTGCGAGGCGCCGCCGGTCTGGCTTTCATCACTCAATTCGATTTCAGCGACATGGAAAACACGCAAGAGAATCCGGCTGGTCAACCGGCCGACGAGAGCGGCCGCGACGCGCAGGCTGCGCAACCCCAGGCCGCCGAAGTGCCGCCGGCGGCGGGCGAGGCCGAGGCCGCGCTGGCCGAGGCGCAAGCCAGGATCGCCGACCTGCAGGAAAGCTTCCTGCGGGCCAAGGCCGAGACCGAGAACGTGCGCCGCCGCGGCCAGGACGACGTCGCCAAGGCCCACAAATTCGCGATCGAGAGCTTCGCCGAGCACCTGCTGCCGGTGATCGACAGCCTCGAGGCCGCCGTCGGCGACAAGTCCGACGACATCGCGAAGGTCCGCGAAGGCGTCGAGCTGACGCTGCGCCAGTTGCAGAGCGCGCTCGAAAAGGGCCGCGTGCAGGTGATCGACCCGGTCGGCGCGAAGTTCGATCCGCACCAGCACCAGGCGATCTCGATGGTGCCGGCCGAGCAGGAGCCGAACACCGTCGTCACCGTGTTGCAAAAGGGCTATACGATCGCCGACCGCGTGCTGCGTCCCGCGCTCGTGACGGTTTCGCAGCCGAAGTAAGCGCGCGGCTGGCGCGAAATCGGCGCGTCGCCCGCATGACATCGGCATGACTCAAGCATGATTTGAGCGTTTCCGGCCCCGCCGCCGGCGCCGCGCCTCGTGCGCGCCGGCGGCGCGGCCGCGTGACGTTCCGGAGCCGGGCGCGGCGGGTTGCGCCCGGCTTCGTGTTGATAAGGGGCCGTATCGGCCCGCGGCGCCCGCCGATTGAAAAAATTGAATAGCCGCATCGCTTTCGGGGTCTTGAAAACGGCGCGAACGCACCTATTTCGTGTGCATGGTTGAATTCGGCGCGGCAAACCGGGCAAAACGTCCCGGAATCCGCAGCAAAACAGAGTTTCTGGAGATTACGAAAATGGGAAAGATCATCGGTATTGACCTCGGGACCACGAACTCGTGCGTGGCCGTGATGGAAGGCAATCAGGTCAAGGTCATCGAGAACTCGGAAGGCACCCGCACCACGCCGTCGATCATTGCGTACATGGACGACAACGAAGTGCTGGTCGGCGCGCCCGCCAAGCGCCAGTCCGTGACCAACCCGAAGAACACGCTGTTCGCGGTGAAGCGCCTGA
The genomic region above belongs to Burkholderia plantarii and contains:
- the recN gene encoding DNA repair protein RecN; this translates as MLRHLSIRDFVIVARLDLEFDAGFTVFSGETGAGKSILIDALALALGERADASVVRAGCQRADITAEFTPHDRVAQWLDVHAFDADDSVMLRRVIDANGRSRAFINGTSATLSQLRELGEMLVDVHGQHAHQLLMRPDAQRELFDTHAGLAAEAAVVARGWRAWRDALQKIEAAQVHERELQLEREKLAWQLAELDKLAPQPGEWDEVNAEHGRLTHSASLIRGVQGALLAISESDDALLRQLGGVISKVRQLASIDPTLNDVLAALDPAEIQLREAGYSLSHYAQRLELDPERLAQVEARLDALHTAARKFRLPPDTLHDEHMARREQLAALDAAADLSALEDAAARAKQTYLADARALSEARAQAAGALGAAVTAAMQELSMAGGSFDVTLVPLAEGGPHGLEQIEFRVAGHPGVPPRPLAKVASGGELARISLALAVIASAASLTPTLIFDEVDTGIGGGVAEVVGRLLHQLGRDRQVLCVTHLPQVAARGDHHFQVAKGLDAAGGTVSTVTPLDRASRVEEVARMLGGLEITATTRKHAKEMLAA
- a CDS encoding NAD kinase, whose translation is MKTGNLFQTVALVGRSNTPGIAEPLAALAAAITQRGLEVVFEAETAREYGIDGHPALTPSEIGARADLAIVLGGDGTMLGIGRQLAPYRTPLIGINHGRLGFITDISASEMLELVPQMLSGSFEREERTLLEARIVRDGEPIYHALAFNDVVVNRSGFSGMAELRVSVDGRFMYNQRSDGLIVATPTGSTAYALSSAGPILHPQLQGIVLVPIAPHALSNRPIVLPDDVKVGIQIIGGRDVNVNFDMQSFTALQLNDTIEVRRSRHTVPFLHPVGYSYYTTLRKKLHWNEHPSHDDDPES
- the hrcA gene encoding heat-inducible transcriptional repressor HrcA, producing the protein MLDPRARTLLKTLIERYIADGQPVGSRTLSRYSGLELSPATIRNVMSDLEELGLVSSPHTSAGRVPTPRGYRMFVDTLLSVESPIDDAAVTRLVQTTLQAGEPQQKVVAAAASVLSNLSQFAGVVLTPRRSHVFKQIEFMRLSDKRILLIIVTPEGDVQNRMMATQRDYSSSQLTEASNYINANFAGLSFDEVRRRLREEIDALRGDMTALMHAAVTASTEASDDEDTLLISGERNLLEVADLSSDMARLRKLFDVFDQKTSLLQLLDVSSHAQGVQIFIGGESTLVPIDEMSVVTAPYEVNGKIVGTLGVIGPTRMAYNRVIPIVDITARLLSLTLSQQ
- the hemH gene encoding ferrochelatase produces the protein MRFDLEPPSQHAAAHRVAVLLVNLGTPDEPTPGAVRRYLAQFLSDPRVVEIPAIAWQPILRGLILPFRSRASAKKYRSVWMPEGSPLRVFTERQVEGLRPLFAANGYQVLIDYAMRYGTPDIGTVLGQLKRAGTERVLLVPMYPQYSSSTTATAFDAAFAALGRMRNQLEVRTLRHYADHPAYIHALAEQVRHYWAEHGRPDFAAGDKLVLSFHGVPKRTLDLGDPYHDQCQQTAALLMAALELTTLECRVTFQSRFGKAEWLQPYTAPTLRELGAAGVKRADVFCPGFTADCLETIEEIGMEVRDEFLHGGGGTFHRIPCLNASPAWIDALGQIVAENLQGWPVRAPAAADAAA
- a CDS encoding RNA-binding S4 domain-containing protein, yielding MNYRISTEPGAKLRIDKWLWAARFFKTRSLAADAVEKGRVRIGGAPVKPSKDVRVGDRVEVTIDTAVWQVDVLGICDLRGPAAIAQTLYAETGEGRAKRLAELERRRHYREPAAELHGRPTKRDRRIIDKLSNGR
- the grpE gene encoding nucleotide exchange factor GrpE translates to MENTQENPAGQPADESGRDAQAAQPQAAEVPPAAGEAEAALAEAQARIADLQESFLRAKAETENVRRRGQDDVAKAHKFAIESFAEHLLPVIDSLEAAVGDKSDDIAKVREGVELTLRQLQSALEKGRVQVIDPVGAKFDPHQHQAISMVPAEQEPNTVVTVLQKGYTIADRVLRPALVTVSQPK